GGTAAATAAAGTGACGTGTTCGTTCAAAAAATAGGAAAACGCCTTATCCGGAAGAGATAAGGCGTTTTTTCGTTCTAAAGGAATTATTGTGATAAGAAAAAACTCCTCTTGATAATATTTTTCGAGAGGAGTTTTTATGTTGTCCGAGACCGGTTAATCTACATTATGCAATTCATGTCCCATGCGCTCTTTTTTAGTATGCATGTAGAACTCGTTATACGGATTCGGTGCTATTTCGATGGGAATATTCTCTACGATCTGAATACCGTACCCTTCCAGCCCTATACGTTTTATGGGATTATTTGTCATAAGCCGTATTTTCCGGGCGCCTATTTCACGAAGAATACTGGCTCCTACACCGTAATCCCGTTCATCTGCCTTGAATCCCAAATGCAGGTTTGCGTCTACTGTATCTAATCCTCCTTCCTGGAGTTTATAGGCTTTCATTTTATTCATAAGTCCTATACCGCGTCCTTCCTGGTTCATATATACGATAGCTCCCTTACCTTCTTTTTCGATAGCTTTCATGGCTTCGTGCAACTGTTCACCGCATTCGCATCTCATGGAACCGAAGATGTCCCCGGTCATACAGGAAGAATGCACGCGTACCAGTACCGGTTCGTCCGGTTCCCATTCTCCTTTAATGAGGGCAATGTGTTCCAGCCCGTTGGATATTTGCCGGAAAGGGATGAGTTTAAAATGTCCGTACTGAGTAGGCATATCCACTTCGGGACCTCGTTCTACTACCGACTCTAGTTCCAGACGGTAGGCGATAAGGTCTTTTATTGTTATGATGCGTATTCCGAATTTTTCGGCGATTTCTTCCAATTGAGGCATGCGTGCCATGGTTCCGTCTTCGTTTATGATTTCTATGAGGGCTGCGGCTGGATATAAACCGGCCAGGCGTGCCAGGTCTACAGCAGCTTCGGTATGTCCCGAGCGCGCCAGTACGCCCCGGGAACGTGCACGAAGCGGATTGATATGTCCTGGTCTTCCAAAATCTTCGGGAGTCATGGATGTGTCCGCCAGAGACTTTATGGTTACAGCCCTGTCATGCATCGATACACCTGTCGTACAACCAGCTCCGAGGCGGTCTATCGTAATGGTAAAGGGAGTTTCATGAATAGAAGTGTTGGCTGCAACCTGCATATCCAGGTCCAGTTCTTTACAGCGTTCTTCGGTAATGGGGGCACAAAGGACACCACGCCCGTATTTAAGCATGAAGTTTACTTTTTCCGTCGTGATCTTTTCGGCGGCAATAATAAAATCTCCTTCATTCTCACGGTCTTCATCGTCGACAACTATTACGAATTTTCCTTCGCGGAAATCTTCGATCGCTTCTTCTATGGTCTTTAAAACACTGTTATCCATATTGTCGTAGTTTAATTATTGTATATCTTCTTTTTCTCCGGTTTGCTCTTTTTCTTCCTTTTCCAAAAGCAGCATTATTTCTTTACCGGTATGTAATATTACGCTTATCTCATGCCGCAAATGCTTCTGCTGGTAATTACCGACCAAATATACGGGTATGGCGACGGGAAACAATAGGAATGCGAATATATATCCCAGCCAGCGAATGTGGGTCGGACGATACAACAAGAGGTTCCGGAGTATCGGAAAATCCATTAGTTTGGATATGATCAACTGGTTTGTAGAGTTT
This region of Barnesiella propionica genomic DNA includes:
- a CDS encoding bifunctional 3,4-dihydroxy-2-butanone-4-phosphate synthase/GTP cyclohydrolase II, giving the protein MDNSVLKTIEEAIEDFREGKFVIVVDDEDRENEGDFIIAAEKITTEKVNFMLKYGRGVLCAPITEERCKELDLDMQVAANTSIHETPFTITIDRLGAGCTTGVSMHDRAVTIKSLADTSMTPEDFGRPGHINPLRARSRGVLARSGHTEAAVDLARLAGLYPAAALIEIINEDGTMARMPQLEEIAEKFGIRIITIKDLIAYRLELESVVERGPEVDMPTQYGHFKLIPFRQISNGLEHIALIKGEWEPDEPVLVRVHSSCMTGDIFGSMRCECGEQLHEAMKAIEKEGKGAIVYMNQEGRGIGLMNKMKAYKLQEGGLDTVDANLHLGFKADERDYGVGASILREIGARKIRLMTNNPIKRIGLEGYGIQIVENIPIEIAPNPYNEFYMHTKKERMGHELHNVD